CATTTATGGACTGAGCCATTTCTCTTCTGTCATGAGTCAATCATTGTCTCAGACTTGCAGCCACAGTAACTCAACAAGTGTCTGGAGGAAGCGTCAGTGGAGCAGACAGTGAGAGCAGCGGGGAGGGAAACGGAGCTTTTCATCCCAGCCCACGGTCCTAAAGTGCAGTCGAGggatttattttctgtttgttcgaCATCTATCTTTTCCCTGTCCATgctgactttcaaaataaagggaGACCTCCAAACAATTGACTGGCTACCTGCCAAAATTGAGCTTACACGCTTGCAGGCAGAGCAACCTCTGCCAACGTTTGGCAGCAGTTTGCTGGTAGCGGTGTTTGGTGGCTGATGATAACCTCCCACTCGCTTTGAGAATTACCCGGGGACCTGCTCTGTCCAATGCTTTGGCATACTTTAAAAATGCTCAACATTTGGCAGTTTGAGAATGAATGATGAGGTGAagcagaaatgtaaatttgGGATTACTGTCAGGCTGTGGCAAAAATGTGTCTTTCATGCCAGTATTAGAGTTGGCAGGTTGAGGTTGGCATAACCGAACGGGacatgagagaatgtgattcCTCTCAATCGAGTTCAGCTCTTCAGATGAAAGGCCctgcagtgaggaaaaaaaacgtgACTCCAGATCAGTTGTAACCAAATTAGGACTGGATTCTATTTCTGATTGCAGTGTAATCAAAGATGCGTTTGTGCTGCCATGTCTGCCGTCTGATCTCTGTTTGATTCCCTGATTGGTTCTTTGAGTTAAGTCcattgaaaagaaaatattggCAGTGTGAGTTCTGACTTGGAATAATCAGATCCACCATAAACAGCTTCTGCTGCACtgtgcctgctgcagctgcttcattttttaactttttttttttttccaggtatGACTTCTGTACctgaatgcagtatttttagaGGAGAGGGGAATATTTTTGGTGAATTTCTGAAACAGCCTTTAGTGTGATGATGCAGTGTGGCTTCACCGCTGCAGGCTCAACTCACCCTGCAGCTTGTCCCTCTGATGGTCGATGATATGCTGAAATCAGGAGTGCATTTGATTGAATTCACCACAGCTGAGTCTGGTCATAGTGCCCTCTCTCGCTTCTCCGGGCAGGCAAAATGCTTAAAGCTGTAAACGTCTGAAATCAAGTGAAGAACaagatttatttttctcatttcaagcAACtacaatcaatatttttctaaTGACAGagtatcaaatgacaatgtggaCGGGGTCGTTTGTACCTACAGTGatttatcacctgaatctgcgGCTCCCCACTTTACTGAGCTTTACAGCGACTTTCGAGCCAGCGTTACTGTTTAGAGTCACTGTAACTGCTctcagcatcattttcagccacagctggCAGCTTTTTTTAGTAAAAACcgactgtacactacctgctcagcaccaaacggcACAGTTCTtgtgaacatagtgaagcatttagcatcaaaagagtcagatatttccctcaggagttggtagagaccaaaaacagctaaaacagAGACAATGTTGGACTAACATTCAGCGAGGGGACACACCCTGACAGACATTTCTTAACAAGATTAACAGCTGCTGTCAACAATGATTAAATAAGTCGACAACATGCTGTTTACCACAAAAGTGTATCCAGTTGTTGTTTGTCTCTTCAGGACAGATTGCCTTGGCTTCTCAAACTACATGAAGTCATCGAGAGGTAAGAATAAACAAACCTCTTATATACACAGACTATCACGCACatgcactgaaaacactgcataCTTTGGTAATGACAGACATGGAGGAGAAGATGGGTttagagagtgagagggagcagagcagcGAGGTGTGGATACGCAGGCGTGAAATTGTGGGAGAAAAAGATCAAAAATATCAAAGATGGTTTTGAAAATTGAGATGAAAACCAGAGAGCGAGGAAAGGGAGTTTGGGAAAGTAAAGACAGATGAAGTGAGCGAGAGAGCGGAGAAGAGGTGGGGGAGAGCTGAGAAGTATGCCATCTCTTTCTTAAAATGTCTGGCGGCATCAAAGACTTCTTTTCCTTAACTCTTCCACACTCATACACTTACTTGTTCTCCATCAGCTCATCCCAGTgtcccttcttttctcttcacctcctcctcctcttcagctgtttgtcaccAGAGTTCACTTTAAGTTTCTTTAGTTTGTCTCCCcacagtttttaacatttttcttgTTAACCAGGCGACATTCCAGTGTGCAGTTCAGCAGTTCTCACTGATTCTGCGCTCACGTGTGTCTTCTGATCCCAGAGAAAGGTGTTCAGGCTCCGACGCTCTCGTGGCATGCTCCGCCCTGAAGCGCCTGTACAGGCAGATCCTGCTCTATGGCACCAAAGCCCTCGCTTCCTCTACCGGTCCAGGCCAAGAAGTCCTGCCCCCCGCCTCTCCTGatgtcttctttctcttcctacACGGTGACTATGATCTCCTTCACCAGAGGATGGTGGCCCGGAGGGGACATTACATGAAAGCAGACCTGCTGCGCTCCCAGTTTGATGTGTTAGAGCCTCCGTTGGACGAGGAGAACGTGTTGTCGCTGGACATCAGGAGGAGCATCCCTGATATGGCCATGGAGGTCGAGAGGCACGTCATCAGCCTCAAGTCGTCACCATGACCACCACAGCAGATCAAAAGAGGCCAGCATCAGTTTTTAGCCATGTTTTGAGGGATGGTCGGCCGGTCCTCCACTCTTCCCCAGACTGAAATTTCTCAACGACCATCAGATAGTGAAATTAACTGCAGATACTCAAGATCCCTTCAAGATGAATTCCAATGACTTCCTTCATCCCCTGACTTCTCTTGTAGCGCCATCTGCAGGTCAAAGTTGTCACTCATTCAGTGAAGTATCGCTGCATCTGTGTGATGGTTTGGCTGGTTCACAGGTTCCAGGCCATGAATCGTGCTGACTCTGGTCATTCTCTGACTTTTCCGTTAGTGCCACTATCAGGTTGACATTGGTGCTTTTAGTGAAATATCTCTAGAGAATAAATGGTAATAACTTTGGTCATCCCCTCACCTTTCGTCTAGTGCCATCATGagtactttgatttatgacccAATACCTGCAAATCTAATGACAATCCttagctgtagtttgtgttaagtACTAATTAACATTATTATGTTAACATGCTCAGTTAAAAGATGACGAACGTCTGTTTGATGGCATTCTGTTGTTAACATTGCATTGTGCCTCAACAGAGCTTCACATAGCTGTGAGCGTGCCCACACTTTATGATCCGCTCTCCATATGTAGTTCATATCTCAGTGAAGATGAGAAGCAAAGCATTGTTTCAGCTGTCGCGCAGAGACACGGAGAAGCTTGTGCAGTAGTGACAGCTTCGGTTTGATCTGCTCATTAGCACTTCAGTGCAGAATCAGTATGATCCTGTGGTGCGTTTGTGatgctgaaaacatttcaaaacacagcCTAAGTGCCATCACAGTGTATGTTTGACAGTGCATTTGAATTGGGAccaaaaaagtgcttttttttgtgAATGAGATCTGAACCTCTTGTAGTacacaacaaaggaaaacacagcagttaGAGATAGAGTGGATATTAGCTCTTTGAGTTTGAAGAGAATTGTGGTATTTCAATAGTTTGCGCTTTGAAGATTCACAGTAATGTTGTTGCAGAAAATCTATTTGCACAGACAGCAAGTTATGATGGACCAATGCCTTGAGCTAAATTTTCTTATAggaaaaagctttttaaaagttttaagCCAAAAATGAACCCAACCGTGCAAAAAAGTATGTTTTATGTTCAGaacttttatgtttttgtttcactgctgtAAGAAACCTGCAACACCTACAAGGGACAATTAGCTTTTTGGCTTTGCAGTCACTGTATTAGGATGATTCGCAGCTGCACAAATATGGAAAAGAAATGAACTGATGATGGTTTTGGTTGAATATTTCATGCCTCAAGTTTTGGAATCCTGTGTTTAATTGTTTACtgcatatttaaatgtttgctgACATCTCCATGACACTGGGAACTGAGGCCGCAACTAACATCATTAACGATTAATGACAATTGTTTCTTCGATTTTTATGCTCTCAATAAAATCAGAGAATGGTGTAAAATGTTGGTCACAATTTCCTAAAACCTGTCAAGCCAGTCAGTTTGTCCAATCATCAAAAATATACCATAAGTTGttgaaaaaatgcatttgagtTACTATAATGATTTACCACCTGACAAAATCTGCTTCATTTAACACAATGTTATGTTTCAGATGACTCCAAACAATCTCTGATTCCTCTAATCTGCTTTTGAATCGATTTTTAATGAACTAAGCTGCTTAGCTGACAAGTTAGCATCTTTAAATGGATTAGTTGAGTTGCAAGCTCCTGCAAATCGTGTTTATATCATTTGATCTGTCAAACCACCTTTCACACGCTGACATCACCTGCCAAATGCACCGAGCAATCTCAAAATCCAATCTTCAAAAGTGCAACGATGAAAGGGATTT
This Chaetodon auriga isolate fChaAug3 chromosome 5, fChaAug3.hap1, whole genome shotgun sequence DNA region includes the following protein-coding sequences:
- the LOC143320401 gene encoding putative gluconokinase isoform X1, with product MIYIIMGVSGSGKSTLGAFLSEKLGWPLHEGDCFHPQENIEKMAHGEPLTDQDRLPWLLKLHEVIERERCSGSDALVACSALKRLYRQILLYGTKALASSTGPGQEVLPPASPDVFFLFLHGDYDLLHQRMVARRGHYMKADLLRSQFDVLEPPLDEENVLSLDIRRSIPDMAMEVERHVISLKSSP
- the LOC143320401 gene encoding putative gluconokinase isoform X2, coding for MIYIIMGVSGSGNWAGRCMKGIASTHRRTLRRWLMVNHSQTRERCSGSDALVACSALKRLYRQILLYGTKALASSTGPGQEVLPPASPDVFFLFLHGDYDLLHQRMVARRGHYMKADLLRSQFDVLEPPLDEENVLSLDIRRSIPDMAMEVERHVISLKSSP